A genomic segment from Amyelois transitella isolate CPQ chromosome 15, ilAmyTran1.1, whole genome shotgun sequence encodes:
- the LOC106130468 gene encoding uncharacterized protein LOC106130468 isoform X2, producing MMRTVALISGGKDSCYNMMQCVAAGHSIVALANLQPIQKDELDSYMYQTVGHQGIDLYAEAMGLPLYREAITGVAVDQGRNYQPTDNDEVEDLFRLLSRIKDELDIEAVAVGAILSDYQRIRVENVCRRLGLVTLAYLWRRNQKELLQEMIASGIEAIIIKVAALGLDPRIHLGMSIRDIQPHLLLMQEKYGLNVCGEGGEYETFTLDCPLFRKRLVIDEKETVIHTDDPVAPVGYLNLKLHLEPKDNTELKLPPNVKNSLDFVGDLSDTVFSDLSDIELSEAEIDSIEKIEKEEKKKQKELNPLLTYSGDRTEAVDEDKTDETDCIDGYSYEEPLEGYTHVVEDHRTIYGNKHGWYYIGGVTGDGADTVLATEDAMKKLINLLDSEGMYLTDICSVNIYMRDMNEYSALNDIYVKHFSFQNPPTRVCVQCPLPADVGLILDAVAHKNTPNNETEPPKERMTMHVQGISHWAPANIGPYSQAIKSVCYMTHGGCVGEARRQLERRTAGAIVQYAVVQALPRGAALEWHAWAHTDNNRFEYEETGCNVGEYKVAITRRWNYENTVAAFVCYVATGSSPSTCQLSFPSEEACLSHRRLAAAMSQSDVEQVLEYALNKLRNKPPGNCEETALKMRIFYQVWSSPSAATLVSALENVRARLNVRAAATCVPVLALHNAFTFLSISGLRLDE from the exons ATGATGAGGACAGTGGCTCTGATCAGCGGCGGCAAGGATAGCTGCTACAACATGATGCAGTGCGTAGCCGCCGGGCACTCCATCGTGGCTCTGGCCAATCTCCAACCGATACAAAAAG aTGAACTGGACAGCTACATGTACCAAACTGTGGGCCACCAGGGTATAGATTTGTATGCTGAAGCCATGGGCCTTCCCCTCTACCGGGAGGCTATAACTGGTGTGGCTGTTGACCAGGGTAGGAACTACCAACCGACGGACAATGATGAGGTGGAGGATCTGTTCAGGCTACTATCCAGGATTAAG GATGAATTAGATATAGAAGCTGTGGCTGTGGGTGCAATCTTGTCAGACTACCAAAGAATTAGAGTTGAAAATGT GTGCCGAAGGTTAGGTCTAGTCACATTGGCATATCTCTGGAGGAGGAATCAGAAGGAATTGCTCCAGGAAATGATAGCATCCGGGATTGAAGCTATAATCATCAAG GTCGCCGCCCTAGGCCTTGATCCTAGGATACATCTTGGCATGAGCATTCGGGACATACAACCTCATTTACTACTAATGCAAGAGAAGTACGGACTGAACGTGTGCGGCGAAGGCGGCGAGTACGAGACTTTCACTCTGGACTGTCCGCTGTTCAGGAAGCGGCTCGTTAT AGACGAAAAAGAAACTGTCATCCACACTGACGACCCCGTTGCTCCAGTCGGCTACTTGAACCTCAAGCTCCACTTAGAGCCGAAAGACAATACGGAACTGAAACTACCTCCGAACGTGAAGAACTCCCTGGACTTTGTGGGCGACCTCAGCGACACCGTGTTCAGTGATCTCAGTGACATCGAACTCAGCGAGGCGGAGATCGACTCTATTGAGAAGATTGagaag GAGGAGAAGAAGAAGCAAAAGGAACTGAACCCGTTGCTCACATACTCTGGAGACAGGACTGAGGCCGTGGACGAGGACAAGACGGATGAAACTGACTGCATAGACGGATACAGCTATGAAGAACCTTTGGAAGG GTATACGCACGTAGTAGAGGACCACAGGACCATATACGGGAACAAACATGGATGGTACTACATCGGCGGTGTAACCGGCGACGGGGCGGACACAGTCCTGGCGACTGAGGACGCGATGAAGAAACTCATTA ATCTCCTGGATTCGGAAGGCATGTACTTAACAGATATATGTTCGGTCAACATATATATGAGGGATATGAACGAATATTCGGCGCTTAACGACATATACGTGAAACACTTCAGCTTCCAAAACCCGCCTACGCGAGTTTGCGTACAGTGCCCTCTACCGGCGGACGTGGGACTTATTTTAGACGCC gTAGCGCACAAAAACACGCCAAACAACGAGACTGAGCCGCCGAAGGAGCGAATGACGATGCACGTCCAGGGAATATCGCATTGGGCGCCGGCCAATATTGGACCTTACAGCCAAGCTATAAAG AGCGTGTGCTACATGACGCACGGCGGCTGCGTGGGCGAGGCTCGCAGACAGCTGGAGCGGCGCACGGCCGGCGCCATCGTGCAGTACGCGGTGGTGCAGGCGCTGCCGCGCGGCGCCGCGCTCGAGTGGCACGCCTGGGCGCACACCGACAACAACCGGTTCGAGT atgaaGAAACAGGTTGTAACGTGGGCGAGTACAAAGTGGCCATCACTCGGAGGTGGAACTACGAGAACACAGTCGCTGCGTTTGTGTGTTACGTCGCTACAG GTTCTTCACCATCAACGTGTCAGCTATCGTTTCCAAGCGAGGAAGCTTGCCTGTCTCACCGTCGGCTCGCCGCGGCCATGTCGCAATCGGACGTGGAACAAGTGTTGGAGTACGCGCTCAACAAGTTGCGCAACAAGCCGCCCGGCAACTGTGAGGAGACCGCGCTCAAGATGAGGATATTCTATCAG GTGTGGAGTTCCCCCAGTGCCGCCACTCTGGTCTCGGCGCTGGAGAACGTCCGAGCGAGACTGAACGTCCGCGCGGCCGCCACGTGCGTGCCCGTGCTCGCGCTACACAACGCCTTCACTTTCCTGTCCATTAGCGGGTTGAGACTGGACGAATGA
- the LOC106130468 gene encoding uncharacterized protein LOC106130468 isoform X1, whose product MMRTVALISGGKDSCYNMMQCVAAGHSIVALANLQPIQKDELDSYMYQTVGHQGIDLYAEAMGLPLYREAITGVAVDQGRNYQPTDNDEVEDLFRLLSRIKDELDIEAVAVGAILSDYQRIRVENVCRRLGLVTLAYLWRRNQKELLQEMIASGIEAIIIKVAALGLDPRIHLGMSIRDIQPHLLLMQEKYGLNVCGEGGEYETFTLDCPLFRKRLVIDEKETVIHTDDPVAPVGYLNLKLHLEPKDNTELKLPPNVKNSLDFVGDLSDTVFSDLSDIELSEAEIDSIEKIEKEEKKKQKELNPLLTYSGDRTEAVDEDKTDETDCIDGYSYEEPLEGYTHVVEDHRTIYGNKHGWYYIGGVTGDGADTVLATEDAMKKLINLLDSEGMYLTDICSVNIYMRDMNEYSALNDIYVKHFSFQNPPTRVCVQCPLPADVGLILDAVAHKNTPNNETEPPKERMTMHVQGISHWAPANIGPYSQAIKVGEVIGTCGQIALVPGSMALLRGGARRQCALALRHLARVLRAVCARAHIRSVVQSVCYMTHGGCVGEARRQLERRTAGAIVQYAVVQALPRGAALEWHAWAHTDNNRFEYEETGCNVGEYKVAITRRWNYENTVAAFVCYVATGSSPSTCQLSFPSEEACLSHRRLAAAMSQSDVEQVLEYALNKLRNKPPGNCEETALKMRIFYQVWSSPSAATLVSALENVRARLNVRAAATCVPVLALHNAFTFLSISGLRLDE is encoded by the exons ATGATGAGGACAGTGGCTCTGATCAGCGGCGGCAAGGATAGCTGCTACAACATGATGCAGTGCGTAGCCGCCGGGCACTCCATCGTGGCTCTGGCCAATCTCCAACCGATACAAAAAG aTGAACTGGACAGCTACATGTACCAAACTGTGGGCCACCAGGGTATAGATTTGTATGCTGAAGCCATGGGCCTTCCCCTCTACCGGGAGGCTATAACTGGTGTGGCTGTTGACCAGGGTAGGAACTACCAACCGACGGACAATGATGAGGTGGAGGATCTGTTCAGGCTACTATCCAGGATTAAG GATGAATTAGATATAGAAGCTGTGGCTGTGGGTGCAATCTTGTCAGACTACCAAAGAATTAGAGTTGAAAATGT GTGCCGAAGGTTAGGTCTAGTCACATTGGCATATCTCTGGAGGAGGAATCAGAAGGAATTGCTCCAGGAAATGATAGCATCCGGGATTGAAGCTATAATCATCAAG GTCGCCGCCCTAGGCCTTGATCCTAGGATACATCTTGGCATGAGCATTCGGGACATACAACCTCATTTACTACTAATGCAAGAGAAGTACGGACTGAACGTGTGCGGCGAAGGCGGCGAGTACGAGACTTTCACTCTGGACTGTCCGCTGTTCAGGAAGCGGCTCGTTAT AGACGAAAAAGAAACTGTCATCCACACTGACGACCCCGTTGCTCCAGTCGGCTACTTGAACCTCAAGCTCCACTTAGAGCCGAAAGACAATACGGAACTGAAACTACCTCCGAACGTGAAGAACTCCCTGGACTTTGTGGGCGACCTCAGCGACACCGTGTTCAGTGATCTCAGTGACATCGAACTCAGCGAGGCGGAGATCGACTCTATTGAGAAGATTGagaag GAGGAGAAGAAGAAGCAAAAGGAACTGAACCCGTTGCTCACATACTCTGGAGACAGGACTGAGGCCGTGGACGAGGACAAGACGGATGAAACTGACTGCATAGACGGATACAGCTATGAAGAACCTTTGGAAGG GTATACGCACGTAGTAGAGGACCACAGGACCATATACGGGAACAAACATGGATGGTACTACATCGGCGGTGTAACCGGCGACGGGGCGGACACAGTCCTGGCGACTGAGGACGCGATGAAGAAACTCATTA ATCTCCTGGATTCGGAAGGCATGTACTTAACAGATATATGTTCGGTCAACATATATATGAGGGATATGAACGAATATTCGGCGCTTAACGACATATACGTGAAACACTTCAGCTTCCAAAACCCGCCTACGCGAGTTTGCGTACAGTGCCCTCTACCGGCGGACGTGGGACTTATTTTAGACGCC gTAGCGCACAAAAACACGCCAAACAACGAGACTGAGCCGCCGAAGGAGCGAATGACGATGCACGTCCAGGGAATATCGCATTGGGCGCCGGCCAATATTGGACCTTACAGCCAAGCTATAAAG GTGGGCGAGGTGATCGGCACGTGCGGGCAGATCGCGCTGGTGCCGGGCAGCATGGCGCTGCtgcgcggcggcgcgcgccgCCAGTGCGCGCTGGCGCTGCGCCACCTCGCGCGCGTGCTGCGCGCCGTCTGCGCGCGCGCGCACATCCGCAGCGTGGTGCAG AGCGTGTGCTACATGACGCACGGCGGCTGCGTGGGCGAGGCTCGCAGACAGCTGGAGCGGCGCACGGCCGGCGCCATCGTGCAGTACGCGGTGGTGCAGGCGCTGCCGCGCGGCGCCGCGCTCGAGTGGCACGCCTGGGCGCACACCGACAACAACCGGTTCGAGT atgaaGAAACAGGTTGTAACGTGGGCGAGTACAAAGTGGCCATCACTCGGAGGTGGAACTACGAGAACACAGTCGCTGCGTTTGTGTGTTACGTCGCTACAG GTTCTTCACCATCAACGTGTCAGCTATCGTTTCCAAGCGAGGAAGCTTGCCTGTCTCACCGTCGGCTCGCCGCGGCCATGTCGCAATCGGACGTGGAACAAGTGTTGGAGTACGCGCTCAACAAGTTGCGCAACAAGCCGCCCGGCAACTGTGAGGAGACCGCGCTCAAGATGAGGATATTCTATCAG GTGTGGAGTTCCCCCAGTGCCGCCACTCTGGTCTCGGCGCTGGAGAACGTCCGAGCGAGACTGAACGTCCGCGCGGCCGCCACGTGCGTGCCCGTGCTCGCGCTACACAACGCCTTCACTTTCCTGTCCATTAGCGGGTTGAGACTGGACGAATGA